Proteins from a single region of Parasedimentitalea psychrophila:
- a CDS encoding response regulator receiver domain — protein MEYKDLIDEVFIAPVRSATIIDDGYPTIDNLVTGAVLRDPSSDRFTGEGTDEFENPTEVARRLKELRGKALVVDVRNDVSDPDNGAGYHHSDLVVLDYQLDGSLGDGSKSKAIARQLLAKNDHFNLVILHTQAVIERVFQDVLLSLLSRVENRHQSLVEAGEDLAAEKGVEVEEIFGVEQYLLLRSLGLDEFRRVLRDEEIRKGTDALIGFHEVIENKNLNPTHIIQLLAACVDDFERKQNISNEAIVGLSWSKDSVLWIKSDRGFIAFSSKANDPSLWEVLKRALDDWSPSPSRLISGKIRNILHQQGSQIEGLLLEDSHVGALFYKRFIEESDDDARSSLISSEVGRQIEFYRGNCEGEIIDFSGKLVESEKGGIRHSAKYAVDLSDGDELMSAHDKLNAHVSCKIANGTHLTTGHILTANNEVWVVVSPSCDLVPGQKVSKAKGYLQFAAAKLEPLSDISECRAESHTGNFLFLPDNGKIKAYGIYPSAGRGGAGDRHLVYSYWLASNSGCYSSESTIKAYRESIVGDNQLGFQEFTFTRHAVQLRYEYALNLLSKVGTHASRVGLDFLSPK, from the coding sequence ATGGAATACAAAGACCTTATCGATGAAGTTTTTATCGCACCGGTTCGCTCCGCAACCATCATTGATGATGGGTATCCGACTATTGATAATCTTGTAACAGGAGCAGTACTTCGGGATCCAAGCAGTGACCGTTTTACTGGTGAGGGGACGGACGAGTTCGAGAACCCTACCGAAGTGGCAAGGCGTCTAAAAGAGCTCCGAGGTAAAGCGCTGGTCGTAGACGTCCGAAATGATGTTTCCGACCCAGACAATGGAGCTGGGTATCATCATTCTGATTTAGTTGTTCTCGATTATCAGTTGGATGGATCCCTTGGAGACGGCTCAAAATCTAAAGCGATTGCTCGTCAGCTTTTGGCCAAGAACGATCATTTCAATCTTGTTATCCTTCATACCCAGGCAGTAATTGAAAGAGTCTTTCAAGATGTTCTTCTTTCACTTTTAAGTCGTGTTGAAAATCGGCATCAAAGCCTTGTCGAGGCGGGTGAAGATTTGGCGGCCGAGAAAGGTGTAGAAGTAGAGGAGATATTTGGAGTAGAGCAATATCTTCTGTTGCGAAGCCTGGGTTTAGATGAGTTTCGTCGAGTACTTCGTGATGAAGAAATACGCAAAGGGACTGACGCTCTTATTGGTTTTCATGAAGTTATTGAGAACAAAAACTTAAATCCTACACATATTATTCAGTTACTAGCTGCCTGCGTTGATGATTTTGAGAGAAAGCAAAACATTAGCAATGAGGCCATTGTTGGCTTGAGCTGGTCTAAAGACAGCGTACTTTGGATCAAATCTGACAGAGGGTTTATTGCTTTTTCTTCGAAGGCAAATGATCCATCGCTCTGGGAAGTCCTGAAGCGGGCTTTGGACGATTGGTCACCCAGCCCTTCTAGGCTAATTTCCGGAAAAATCCGCAACATTTTGCACCAGCAAGGCTCACAGATAGAGGGCCTCTTGCTCGAGGATTCGCACGTTGGCGCGCTATTTTATAAGCGGTTTATTGAAGAGAGTGATGATGATGCTAGGTCTTCTTTGATTTCAAGTGAAGTAGGGCGCCAAATCGAATTCTACCGAGGGAATTGCGAAGGGGAGATAATAGATTTTTCTGGCAAGTTGGTAGAGTCAGAGAAGGGAGGAATTAGGCATTCGGCTAAGTATGCAGTGGATCTGAGTGACGGCGACGAATTGATGTCTGCGCATGACAAACTGAATGCACATGTTTCGTGTAAGATAGCGAATGGTACCCACCTAACCACGGGACATATCTTGACTGCCAACAACGAAGTCTGGGTTGTAGTTTCGCCATCTTGCGATCTTGTCCCCGGCCAGAAGGTAAGTAAAGCAAAGGGCTATTTACAGTTTGCAGCAGCCAAATTAGAGCCGCTAAGCGACATTTCCGAATGTCGGGCTGAATCCCACACTGGAAACTTCTTGTTCCTGCCTGACAATGGAAAAATCAAAGCTTATGGGATTTACCCCTCCGCAGGCAGAGGAGGGGCTGGAGATCGCCATTTAGTCTATTCCTACTGGCTTGCTTCTAACAGCGGATGTTATAGCTCAGAGAGCACTATTAAGGCCTACAGAGAGAGCATAGTGGGTGATAACCAGCTTGGGTTCCAGGAATTTACCTTTACTCGGCATGCTGTCCAGTTGCGTTACGAGTATGCTCTGAACTTGCTGTCAAAAGTCGGGACGCATGCATCTCGGGTTGGACTTGATTTTTTGAGCCCTAAGTAA
- a CDS encoding DNA cytosine methyltransferase yields the protein MPKTHHSKANANSGLNDKPSAKQLTAVDLFSGAGGLTQGLKDAGFEVLAGVEIEKIPANTFNLNHPDVACINKDIRRVGAVELLKIINLKRGELDLLAGCPPCQGFSTLRTRKKARAVDDDRNDLLFEFLRIVEALSPRALMMENVPALAGDRRMKAFLKRISTLGYRVSRKNIRVEDASNYGVPQRRYRMILLALKEGQVKEAEKSDPVTVRQCLEAANLAPVGSADDPLHDHIPKRSDHVKDIIRHIPKDGGSRTALPDHLVLECHKKRKGGFRDVYGRMSWDNVSPTMTGGCGNPSKGRYLHPEEDRAISLREAALFQSFPADYKFDLSKGRDKVALMIGNALPPEFIKRHAVEIMKSLSDS from the coding sequence TTGCCCAAAACTCATCATTCAAAAGCAAATGCTAACTCTGGGCTGAACGATAAGCCGAGCGCAAAACAACTAACTGCGGTTGATCTCTTTAGTGGTGCAGGCGGCCTGACACAGGGCTTAAAAGACGCTGGCTTCGAAGTACTAGCTGGAGTTGAAATTGAAAAAATTCCGGCTAATACGTTCAACTTGAATCACCCGGATGTCGCTTGTATTAACAAAGATATTCGGCGTGTAGGAGCCGTCGAACTTCTTAAAATTATTAACCTAAAAAGAGGTGAACTAGATCTTTTGGCGGGATGCCCACCTTGCCAGGGCTTTTCAACTCTTCGCACGCGTAAAAAGGCTCGCGCTGTGGACGACGACCGAAACGATCTACTTTTTGAGTTTCTGCGGATAGTTGAAGCTCTTTCACCTCGCGCGCTGATGATGGAAAATGTTCCCGCCTTAGCAGGTGACCGGCGCATGAAGGCGTTTCTCAAGCGCATCTCTACCTTGGGCTACCGAGTTAGCCGAAAGAACATACGCGTTGAAGATGCTTCAAATTATGGGGTTCCTCAGCGCAGGTATCGCATGATCTTGCTGGCCTTAAAAGAAGGCCAGGTAAAGGAAGCGGAAAAAAGTGACCCCGTTACTGTTCGACAATGCCTAGAAGCTGCGAACTTGGCTCCAGTTGGCAGTGCAGATGATCCACTGCACGACCATATCCCGAAGCGCTCTGACCACGTAAAAGACATCATTCGCCACATCCCTAAAGATGGCGGTTCCAGAACCGCTCTTCCCGACCATTTAGTGCTGGAATGCCACAAGAAACGGAAAGGTGGATTTCGGGATGTTTATGGGCGAATGTCCTGGGACAATGTCTCACCAACGATGACTGGCGGATGTGGAAACCCTTCCAAAGGAAGGTATCTTCATCCTGAAGAAGACCGAGCTATTAGCTTACGTGAGGCTGCACTTTTTCAATCATTTCCGGCCGACTACAAGTTTGACTTGTCGAAAGGAAGAGACAAAGTGGCGCTGATGATCGGGAACGCTCTACCACCCGAGTTCATTAAGCGCCACGCTGTTGAAATCATGAAATCGCTTTCGGATTCCTAG
- a CDS encoding tyrosine-type recombinase/integrase: protein MRRNLPAHVYDKYGILYFQRRGYKSARIAARPGSKEFALEYAALLNGAQPAPPSGKTFSSLVTSYERSQRYRNLAPRTARDYDKVLAWVRKKLGPLPVDKMRRKDLIRARDANAETVRFANYIVQVVRILLEHAIDIGWRDDNPAKGVSLLKSETPARQPWPPEKIDAFREHASGRALLIFELCLGTGQRIGDVLKMRWSDISGDGINVTQGKTGTVLWVPFTAPLRMLISETPKVGPTICAWGRGKPSSYRSAHELVMNVRKQIGAETYDLHGLRYAAAAELASLGCSDELIMSVTGHQTRAMVARYAGSARQVTRAREAQKLRK from the coding sequence ATGAGGCGAAACCTTCCAGCACACGTCTATGACAAGTATGGCATCCTGTACTTCCAGCGCAGAGGCTACAAGTCAGCACGCATTGCCGCACGACCCGGCAGCAAAGAGTTTGCCTTGGAGTACGCAGCACTGCTGAATGGTGCGCAGCCTGCCCCACCGTCGGGAAAGACCTTCTCGTCGCTGGTGACGAGCTATGAGCGAAGTCAGCGATACCGGAACTTAGCCCCTCGCACTGCAAGGGACTACGACAAGGTGCTGGCATGGGTACGAAAGAAACTCGGTCCACTGCCAGTCGACAAAATGCGCCGCAAGGATTTGATCCGGGCCCGTGACGCCAACGCTGAAACCGTCCGGTTTGCCAACTACATCGTCCAAGTGGTGCGTATCCTATTGGAACATGCCATCGATATTGGCTGGCGTGATGACAATCCGGCCAAGGGCGTATCGCTACTGAAATCCGAAACTCCAGCTCGGCAACCGTGGCCACCTGAAAAGATCGACGCATTCAGAGAACACGCCAGCGGGCGGGCGTTGTTAATTTTCGAACTGTGCCTTGGGACAGGTCAGCGCATCGGGGATGTGCTCAAAATGCGCTGGAGCGACATTTCCGGTGACGGCATCAACGTAACCCAAGGAAAGACTGGAACGGTGCTTTGGGTGCCCTTCACCGCGCCGCTGAGAATGCTAATCTCCGAGACACCTAAAGTCGGACCTACAATTTGCGCCTGGGGGCGTGGAAAGCCTTCAAGCTATCGCAGCGCCCACGAGCTGGTCATGAATGTTCGAAAACAGATTGGAGCGGAAACCTACGACCTGCACGGTCTTCGATATGCTGCCGCCGCCGAACTTGCTTCGCTCGGGTGCTCTGATGAACTGATCATGTCTGTGACCGGCCACCAAACACGGGCCATGGTAGCGCGTTACGCTGGATCTGCCCGGCAAGTAACAAGGGCCAGGGAGGCGCAGAAACTCAGAAAATAG
- a CDS encoding XRE family transcriptional regulator, which yields MDIEEKERRALTGDVSPEAIRTRLLAARVSIGMQQLEVAKELGLKKTTFHSQESRGAPGIKTMRYYYRQHRIDFNFILHGDFAQLPQNVQDKLFSALQSA from the coding sequence ATGGACATTGAAGAAAAAGAACGGCGCGCACTCACTGGCGATGTAAGCCCAGAAGCCATCCGAACCCGCCTACTTGCGGCAAGGGTTTCGATTGGCATGCAGCAACTCGAAGTCGCAAAAGAGCTAGGGCTAAAGAAAACAACGTTCCACTCGCAGGAAAGCCGCGGGGCGCCAGGTATAAAAACAATGCGCTACTATTATCGACAACACCGCATCGACTTTAATTTTATTTTACACGGGGACTTTGCTCAGCTCCCTCAGAATGTCCAGGACAAGCTTTTCTCTGCACTGCAAAGCGCATAG
- a CDS encoding carph-isopro domain-containing protein produces MTTRNLIQTLGGYRAVATRLNKKPTTVHTHMQEGTIPASWYDALCRMAREKGIEEPPRSMFSFLQVAPDGEKGRDAA; encoded by the coding sequence ATGACCACTCGAAATTTGATCCAAACGCTGGGCGGTTACCGTGCCGTAGCCACGCGTCTTAACAAAAAACCGACCACCGTGCACACGCACATGCAGGAGGGGACAATCCCTGCTTCCTGGTATGACGCGCTGTGCCGGATGGCCCGGGAAAAGGGAATAGAAGAGCCTCCGCGCTCGATGTTCTCTTTTCTCCAAGTAGCGCCAGACGGAGAAAAGGGGAGGGACGCAGCATGA
- a CDS encoding helix-turn-helix domain-containing protein — translation MSIELYSLIRRRSVGSPTKKSILLYMADAASDDGSGIWVSKGNMAADLEMKSKRTVQTHVSELVAAGIVFEVGQRKCRNGFTVEYRIDLGAVLSLPSTRAGNAPVPQHIAGAGNAPVQEMHPTGAGNAPLPVQEMHPNHPFNHYRTLCPADADHTQDLDFDFQEFISKFSSAYPRMGDAEKTEDELRTALGEGADPQEMLAGAKAYAVEQEGNKPRYILYSENWLKQKRWRQLVTKPKEPVDPKKILKARAKTILEGKTFICRHITAASAGECITAQLVTVEQCRTAGINL, via the coding sequence ATGAGTATTGAACTCTACTCGCTGATCAGGCGCCGGTCTGTTGGCTCGCCGACGAAGAAGTCGATCCTGCTGTATATGGCTGACGCCGCCAGCGACGACGGGTCCGGCATCTGGGTCAGCAAAGGCAACATGGCCGCCGATCTTGAGATGAAGAGCAAACGCACCGTGCAGACGCATGTCTCAGAGCTGGTGGCGGCAGGGATTGTCTTTGAGGTTGGGCAGAGAAAGTGCAGAAATGGCTTCACTGTTGAGTACCGGATCGACTTGGGAGCAGTCCTGTCACTCCCTTCGACCCGTGCAGGAAATGCACCCGTCCCACAACATATAGCGGGTGCAGGAAATGCACCCGTGCAGGAGATGCACCCGACAGGTGCAGGAAATGCACCCCTACCGGTGCAGGAGATGCACCCAAACCATCCTTTTAACCATTATAGAACCTTATGTCCGGCTGACGCCGACCACACACAAGACTTGGATTTTGATTTTCAGGAATTCATTTCGAAGTTCTCGAGTGCCTACCCACGAATGGGCGATGCAGAAAAAACCGAGGATGAGCTGCGCACCGCGCTGGGCGAGGGGGCTGACCCGCAGGAGATGCTGGCAGGGGCCAAGGCCTATGCGGTTGAGCAGGAAGGCAACAAGCCCCGGTACATCCTCTATTCCGAAAACTGGCTGAAACAGAAACGCTGGCGCCAGCTTGTCACGAAACCCAAAGAGCCAGTGGATCCAAAAAAGATCCTCAAGGCTCGGGCCAAGACCATCCTGGAAGGCAAGACCTTCATCTGCCGACACATCACCGCAGCCTCTGCAGGCGAATGCATCACGGCTCAGCTGGTGACCGTCGAACAATGCCGGACAGCAGGGATCAACCTATGA
- a CDS encoding DUF1064 domain-containing protein, protein MTERMTAAEFNRAQQRTPKEDRRRVRGTKRTVVDGVSFDSKTEAQRWHELLVLQEVGDICGLRRQVDIDLEGRDGPIMTDSGRQQRVYRADFVYVDNALGVMVIEDRKGHETEVFKMKKAILAAQGMEILITRAKGRAMGVEQEQRAEIKQLRTLLDIAQRAGRLAVKREAPKALALQLTLPDVVHYPLAEFAEGRGGRAPLPGSVEDIAEIIGRGNAVRLMEGTRASGKRRWRRQLYIPAEMPEDHRIVSMIGLEAAMRLSFSHGNLITELPSCHALRKAYLADHALRLNDGGAQLSDIASELGIEQKTAKGLLDAADYWRARVCNT, encoded by the coding sequence ATGACAGAGCGCATGACAGCTGCCGAGTTCAATCGGGCACAGCAAAGGACACCCAAGGAGGACCGGCGCCGTGTGAGAGGCACCAAACGCACTGTCGTCGATGGCGTGAGCTTTGACAGCAAAACAGAAGCCCAGCGCTGGCATGAGTTGCTGGTGTTGCAGGAGGTGGGTGACATCTGCGGTCTGCGCCGCCAGGTCGACATAGATCTAGAGGGCCGTGATGGCCCCATCATGACGGACAGCGGTCGCCAGCAGCGGGTTTACCGTGCGGACTTTGTTTATGTCGATAATGCGCTGGGCGTCATGGTCATTGAGGATCGTAAAGGTCACGAGACCGAAGTGTTCAAAATGAAGAAAGCCATCCTGGCAGCTCAAGGGATGGAGATCTTGATCACGCGAGCGAAGGGCCGAGCTATGGGTGTTGAGCAAGAGCAGCGGGCAGAAATTAAGCAACTTCGCACCCTCCTAGACATCGCCCAGCGCGCTGGGCGGTTAGCAGTAAAGAGAGAGGCCCCCAAGGCACTGGCCTTGCAGCTCACTTTGCCAGATGTGGTGCATTACCCACTGGCCGAGTTTGCTGAGGGCAGAGGGGGCAGAGCGCCCTTGCCAGGGAGTGTCGAGGATATCGCTGAAATCATTGGTCGCGGCAACGCTGTGCGGCTCATGGAGGGGACACGGGCGAGCGGCAAGCGCCGATGGCGGCGTCAGCTCTATATCCCGGCTGAAATGCCTGAGGATCATCGGATTGTCTCAATGATCGGCCTAGAGGCAGCTATGCGTCTGAGTTTCAGCCATGGCAATTTGATTACTGAGCTGCCCAGTTGCCACGCCTTACGTAAAGCGTATCTGGCTGATCATGCGCTGCGTCTGAATGATGGAGGCGCACAGCTTTCCGACATTGCAAGCGAGCTGGGTATAGAGCAGAAGACTGCCAAGGGGCTGCTGGATGCCGCCGACTACTGGCGAGCTAGGGTGTGTAACACTTGA